The DNA region ACCGCCTCGCCGAGGTGCTCACGGCGCGCGGCGCCGACGTCGTACGTAGCCACCGCCCGCGGATGGGGCACGGCGGCAACCACCTCGACTCCGTGCACGACTTCGCCGCCGCCGTCCTCGACTTCGCCCTCGACTCAGCTCACCAACCCACAGGAGCGTGATGACCCCCACCGACATCGCCGTGACCACGGACCAGGCGCCGGCAGAGAAGCCCCGGACCCCCGGCCAGGTCCCCGCCGTCATCGCCCGGCGCAGATGGCGCGCCCGGCTGCTGACCATCGGCCTCGCCGCCGCCCTCGCCGTGGTCGTCGCGCTGTCCGCGTCGTCGGGCACCGTGAACCTGACTGCGCTCGACGCCGCCCGTCTGGTCACCGGTCACCTGCTGCCCGGGATGCCGTGGATGAGCGACGGCACCTACACCGTGCTCCAGGACCAGGTGGTGTGGCAGTTCAGGCTGCCCCGCGCGCTGCTCGCCGCACTGGCCGGGGCGGCACTGAGCCTGGCCGGGGTGTTCATCCAGGCAGTCGTACGCAACCCGCTGGCCGAGCCGGCGATCATCGGCGTCTCCTCGGGCGCGGGCGTGGGCGCGGTCTCCGTCGTGGTCCTGGGCGCGGCGGCGGTCGGTGCCTGGGTCGGGACCGCGGCGTTCCTGGGCGCCGCGGTCGCGACCGCGGCCGTGTTCGCGGTGGCGTACAAGAACGGCAGCATCGCCCCGCAGCGACTGGTGCTGACCGGGGTCGCGCTGGGCACCTTCTTCAGCGCGATCACGAGCTATCTCACGCTCACGACCGAGGCGCAGAACGTGTTCAGCGTGATGTTCTTCCTGCTGGGCTCCGTCTCCGCCGCCACGATGACCGACCTGGCCGGACCGCTGGTGGCCCTCGTGGTCGCTCTCGGCGTCTCGGTGACCACCGGACGCGCCGTCAACGCGCTGCAGGTGGGTGACGAGACGGCCACCGCGCTGGGCGTCCGGGTCAACCGGCTGCGGTCGGTCCTGCTGCTCGCCGCCGCGCTGCTCACCGGCACCGTGGTCGCCGTCGCGGGCGGGATCGGCTTCGTCGGCCTGGTGGTCCCGCACATCGCCCGGGTGCTGGTCGGCTCCGACCACCGGCGCATCGTCCCGGTCGCGGTGCTCGGCGGCGCCCTGTTCCTGTGCGGCGCCGACCTGATCGCCCGGACGGTCTCGGCGCCCGCCGAGGTGCCGCTGGGCATCATCACCGCGCTGATCGGGGTGCCGTTCTTCCTGTGGCTGATGCGCGGCCGGGCCGCCGACGAGCAGGGGATGGCGCGATGAGGCTCGAGACGCTGGACCTCACCCTGAACCGGGGCAGTCGCGAGGTCGTCACCGCGGCCTCGGTCGTGGTCGAGCCGGGCGAGGTCCTCGGCCTGCTGGGGGCGAACGGCAGCGGCAAGTCGACGCTCCTGCGAGCCTGCTTCGGCGCCCTCAGGCCGGCCGCGGGCCACGTCCGCCTCGACGGCACCGACGTGGCCACGATGACCCGCCGCGACATCGCGCGCCGGGTCACGGTGATGGCCCAGGAGCCGCCGGACGAGTTCGGGCTCACCGTCGCCGAGAGCGTGCTGCTGGGACGTACGCCGCACCGCGGGGTGCTCGGCCGTGACAGTGCCGCGGACTGGCTGGTCGTGGACCGGGCGATGGCGTTGGCGGGCGTCTCCGCGCTCGCCGACCGGCCGGTGCACCGGCTCTCGGGCGGAGAGCGGCAGCGTACGTTGCTCGCCCGGGCGATCGCCCAGGAGGCGGAGCTCCTGCTGCTCGACGAGCCCACCAACCACCTCGACGTCTCCTACCGCTTCGAGCTGATGCACACCGTCGCGGAGCTCGGCATCACCACCGTGGTGGCCCTGCACGAGCTCGACCTCGCGCTGGCGTACTGCGACCGCGTCGCCGTGCTCGACCGCGGGCGCGTCGTCGCGCTGGGCGAGCCCGCCGACATCCTCACGCCGGACCTGGTGCGTGAGGTCTTCGGTGTCGAGGCCAGCCGGATCACCGATCCGGAGGCCGGCACCCCACACCTGCTCCTGCGCGGGACGTCCGCGCGGGCCCGAGAGAGGAACACATGAACACCACCCCACTGCTGCGCACCGTCCCGGTCGCGGCGCTCATGCTCCTGGCCGTGACCGGGTGCGGCGGCACCGGCGTCACGAACGACGCGGCGGCTGCCGGTGAGGCCGCCGAGGGCTACCCGGTGACCGTGGAGAACTGCGGACGCCAGGTCACGGTCGAGTCCGCTCCCGAGCGGATCGTCGGGCTCAGCCCGGCCCAGACCGAGCTGCTCGTGCGCCTCGGGGTCGCGGACCGGCTCGTCGGCCAGGCGCAGACGGCCATGCACGAGCTCCCCGAGGACGTCGCCGCGAAGGCGAGCGACGTGCCGGAGCTGAGCACGGACGCACCACCGGCCCGCGAGCAGCTGCTCGACGTGCAGCCCGACGCCGTCGTCGCTCCGACCGAGTACGAGTTCACCGCCGAGCAGGGCTTCGCCACGATCGACCAGCTCACCGACGCGGGCGTGACCACGTACGTCGCCGCCGGCGGCTGCCCCGAGCGCCGCGCCACGGGCGAGGTCACGGACCTGTTCACCGACCTGGAGGCGCTCGGCAGCATCCTCGGGGTCCCGGCGGCCGCCGACGAGCTGGTCGCCGAGACCCGCGCCGACCTCGAGGCCGTCGAGAAGGCCGTGGCGGACCGCCCGCGGCCCACCGTGGCGCAGCTCTACGTCGAGGGCAAGACGCTCTCCGCGATCGGCGCGGGGGTGGAGTACGACATGATCGAGCGCGCGGGCGGCGAGAACGTCTTCAGCCCGGACGAGAAGCTCTTCGAGCAGTTCTTCTCCGCGGTCGTCTCGCCGGAGGAGATCGCCGCGCGCAACCCGGACGTCATCGTCTTCGCCGTGCGCGAGCAGGCCGAGGCCGAGCGGGTCGAGACGTACCTGCGCCGGACCTTCCCCGACCTCACCGCCGTCAAGGAGGACCGCTTCGTCGCGCTGCGCACCCCGGACACGTTCCCGGGCACGCTCGGCAACGTCGCCGCGGTGCGGACGATCGCGGAGAGGCTGCACCCCGACGCCTTCTGAGTCGGGTGGGGCGCCGGCCACCGGACCGTCCTCGGGGCGGCCCGGCGGCCGGCGTCGGTGTCTAC from Nocardioides luteus includes:
- a CDS encoding FecCD family ABC transporter permease, with protein sequence MTPTDIAVTTDQAPAEKPRTPGQVPAVIARRRWRARLLTIGLAAALAVVVALSASSGTVNLTALDAARLVTGHLLPGMPWMSDGTYTVLQDQVVWQFRLPRALLAALAGAALSLAGVFIQAVVRNPLAEPAIIGVSSGAGVGAVSVVVLGAAAVGAWVGTAAFLGAAVATAAVFAVAYKNGSIAPQRLVLTGVALGTFFSAITSYLTLTTEAQNVFSVMFFLLGSVSAATMTDLAGPLVALVVALGVSVTTGRAVNALQVGDETATALGVRVNRLRSVLLLAAALLTGTVVAVAGGIGFVGLVVPHIARVLVGSDHRRIVPVAVLGGALFLCGADLIARTVSAPAEVPLGIITALIGVPFFLWLMRGRAADEQGMAR
- a CDS encoding ABC transporter ATP-binding protein, giving the protein MRLETLDLTLNRGSREVVTAASVVVEPGEVLGLLGANGSGKSTLLRACFGALRPAAGHVRLDGTDVATMTRRDIARRVTVMAQEPPDEFGLTVAESVLLGRTPHRGVLGRDSAADWLVVDRAMALAGVSALADRPVHRLSGGERQRTLLARAIAQEAELLLLDEPTNHLDVSYRFELMHTVAELGITTVVALHELDLALAYCDRVAVLDRGRVVALGEPADILTPDLVREVFGVEASRITDPEAGTPHLLLRGTSARARERNT
- a CDS encoding ABC transporter substrate-binding protein gives rise to the protein MNTTPLLRTVPVAALMLLAVTGCGGTGVTNDAAAAGEAAEGYPVTVENCGRQVTVESAPERIVGLSPAQTELLVRLGVADRLVGQAQTAMHELPEDVAAKASDVPELSTDAPPAREQLLDVQPDAVVAPTEYEFTAEQGFATIDQLTDAGVTTYVAAGGCPERRATGEVTDLFTDLEALGSILGVPAAADELVAETRADLEAVEKAVADRPRPTVAQLYVEGKTLSAIGAGVEYDMIERAGGENVFSPDEKLFEQFFSAVVSPEEIAARNPDVIVFAVREQAEAERVETYLRRTFPDLTAVKEDRFVALRTPDTFPGTLGNVAAVRTIAERLHPDAF